One region of Acidobacteriota bacterium genomic DNA includes:
- a CDS encoding HEAT repeat domain-containing protein, translating into MTFKYFLKFVLLPLVVIAAVIFLIFNKPIIRYFSFDRTFDQLVAHRGEAVATDYADQIIQMGAEAEEPLIRRYQSSTKLQDKYYALYLLGRIGGEKGAPVILKALQHESPSVRWGAVRGLKYMMKPEYVSAVKPLLGDPVREVRYDAAATLGRANSPESLRALYELAGRERDSYVWFRAWLSLRYLMPVDGPVVEKIRYNKSLQQIPAEEVNIEAGYTYFFVKIRQGDADIPVNVPRKVYAEVKIGDRLVKPAESEEFQIRPAEAKP; encoded by the coding sequence ATGACGTTCAAGTATTTTCTGAAATTCGTCCTGCTGCCGCTGGTCGTCATCGCGGCGGTGATCTTCCTGATCTTCAACAAGCCCATCATCCGTTACTTTTCGTTCGACCGCACCTTCGACCAGCTCGTCGCGCACCGGGGCGAGGCCGTAGCCACGGATTATGCGGACCAGATCATCCAGATGGGCGCGGAAGCCGAGGAGCCACTCATCCGCCGCTACCAGAGCTCCACCAAACTCCAGGACAAGTATTACGCGCTCTACCTCCTGGGCCGCATCGGTGGCGAGAAGGGAGCGCCGGTGATCCTCAAGGCGCTGCAGCACGAATCACCCTCGGTGCGCTGGGGGGCGGTGCGCGGTCTGAAGTACATGATGAAGCCCGAGTACGTGTCCGCGGTGAAGCCCTTGCTCGGTGATCCGGTGCGCGAGGTCCGCTACGACGCTGCCGCCACCCTGGGGCGCGCCAACAGCCCGGAGAGCCTCCGGGCGCTCTACGAGCTCGCGGGCCGGGAGCGCGACAGCTACGTCTGGTTCCGGGCCTGGCTCTCGCTCCGCTACCTGATGCCGGTGGACGGACCGGTCGTGGAGAAAATCCGTTACAACAAGAGCCTGCAGCAGATCCCCGCCGAGGAAGTCAACATCGAGGCGGGCTACACCTACTTTTTCGTGAAGATCCGGCAGGGCGACGCCGACATCCCCGTCAACGTGCCGCGCAAGGTGTATGCCGAGGTCAAGATCGGCGACCGGCTGGTCAAACCGGCGGAATCGGAAGAGTTCCAGATCCGGCCGGCGGAGGCGAAACCATGA
- a CDS encoding prolipoprotein diacylglyceryl transferase, whose amino-acid sequence MWPELFRIGSFVISPYGFLVAAAFVAGIWVAARLGARYEKMDSRIFWDFGLAVVLVALVGAKVLMVFTDPFYYENPANIFSLDFLRSAGVYYGGLIAALVWAAWYFHHHRLPGWRIADAFAPGIAVGHFFGRLGCFTAGCCHGRPAGGAIAVTFTDPGCMVEPDYLGVPLYPTQLIESLGNLLIFGFLLWLYRRKRFNGQIILIYLGLYSIFRFGVEFLRGDLRGWILPGYVSTSQFIASLLLFGAAAAYWRRARRPADPTV is encoded by the coding sequence ATGTGGCCCGAGCTTTTCAGGATCGGCTCCTTCGTCATCTCACCCTACGGCTTCCTGGTCGCCGCCGCCTTTGTGGCCGGGATCTGGGTAGCCGCCCGCCTCGGCGCCCGGTACGAGAAGATGGACAGTCGCATCTTCTGGGACTTCGGCCTCGCGGTGGTGCTCGTCGCTCTGGTGGGGGCCAAAGTTCTGATGGTCTTCACCGACCCGTTCTACTACGAGAATCCCGCCAACATCTTCAGTCTGGATTTCCTGCGGTCGGCGGGCGTCTACTACGGCGGACTGATCGCCGCCCTGGTCTGGGCAGCCTGGTATTTCCACCACCATCGTCTGCCCGGCTGGCGCATAGCCGACGCGTTCGCGCCGGGCATCGCCGTGGGCCATTTTTTCGGACGCCTGGGCTGCTTCACCGCCGGCTGTTGTCACGGCCGGCCGGCCGGCGGCGCCATCGCCGTGACATTCACGGATCCGGGCTGCATGGTGGAACCCGACTACCTGGGCGTGCCCTTGTACCCCACCCAGCTCATCGAGTCCCTGGGCAATCTGCTCATCTTCGGCTTCCTCCTCTGGCTCTACCGCCGCAAGCGGTTCAACGGGCAGATCATTCTGATCTACCTGGGCCTCTATTCGATCTTCCGCTTCGGCGTGGAGTTCCTGCGGGGCGATCTGCGCGGCTGGATCCTGCCGGGTTATGTGTCGACGTCCCAATTCATCGCCAGCCTGCTCTTGTTCGGCGCCGCTGCGGCCTACTGGCGGCGGGCCCGCCGCCCGGCGGACCCGACGGTCTGA
- the alr gene encoding alanine racemase: protein MTPTAHIQHIEISRDAYLHNLDTFRRLLAPGCRLMAVVKANAYGHGLLPIGRLAAEAGVDYLGVNCVEEVAALRAGGIGTPTVILGYVPLHQLGDVVELNAEPVLYNLESVDRLQAESARRGRRSPFHLKLETGVHRQGVMADALPAFIEAVRRSDHLVLQGVGMHFANIEDTTDHSFAQLQLAAYRRMVAALEAAGLSPRLQHTACSAATILFASTHFDLVRVGISSYGLWPSKETYLSAILQNQQPPVLRPVLTWKTRVAQIKDVPANAYVGYGCSYRTTQPIRLAVLPVGYADGYDRGLSNQAHVLIGGRWAPVLGRVCMNMTMVDVTHIPDAAVESEAVLLGNQGDNRITADELAALCHTINYEIVSRIGAHIPRLVV, encoded by the coding sequence ATGACGCCAACAGCACATATCCAGCACATCGAGATCAGCCGGGACGCCTACCTGCATAACCTGGACACCTTTCGGCGCCTGCTGGCCCCCGGCTGCCGGCTGATGGCCGTGGTCAAGGCAAACGCTTACGGCCACGGTCTGCTGCCCATCGGCCGGCTGGCCGCCGAAGCCGGCGTCGACTACCTCGGCGTGAACTGTGTCGAGGAAGTCGCCGCGCTCCGCGCCGGCGGCATCGGCACCCCCACCGTCATCCTGGGGTACGTGCCCCTGCACCAGCTGGGCGACGTCGTGGAGCTCAACGCGGAGCCCGTCCTCTACAACCTCGAGTCCGTCGATCGGTTGCAGGCGGAGTCCGCCCGCCGCGGCCGGCGGTCCCCGTTCCATCTCAAGCTGGAGACCGGGGTCCACCGCCAGGGCGTCATGGCGGACGCCCTGCCCGCGTTCATCGAGGCCGTCCGCCGGTCAGACCATCTGGTGCTCCAGGGCGTCGGGATGCATTTCGCCAACATCGAGGACACCACCGACCACTCCTTCGCCCAGCTCCAACTTGCGGCCTACCGGCGGATGGTGGCCGCCCTGGAAGCCGCCGGCCTGTCACCTCGCTTGCAGCACACCGCCTGCTCGGCGGCGACGATCCTGTTCGCCTCCACCCATTTCGATCTTGTCCGCGTGGGGATCAGCAGCTATGGGCTCTGGCCGTCGAAGGAGACCTACCTGTCAGCCATCCTCCAGAACCAGCAGCCGCCGGTGCTCCGGCCGGTGCTGACCTGGAAGACGCGGGTGGCGCAGATCAAGGACGTCCCCGCCAACGCATACGTCGGATACGGTTGCTCGTACCGGACCACTCAGCCGATCCGGCTGGCGGTGCTGCCGGTGGGGTACGCCGACGGCTACGATCGGGGCCTGTCGAACCAGGCGCATGTCCTGATCGGCGGCCGGTGGGCGCCCGTACTGGGTCGCGTCTGCATGAACATGACCATGGTGGATGTCACCCATATCCCCGACGCCGCGGTGGAATCCGAGGCCGTCCTGCTGGGCAACCAGGGTGACAACCGCATCACCGCCGACGAACTGGCTGCCCTGTGTCACACGATCAACTACGAGATCGTCAGCCGCATCGGCGCACATATCCCCCGGCTGGTTGTGTAG
- a CDS encoding tetratricopeptide repeat protein has product MDKKVVIFLVVGLVVGFVAGYFTHQPASPAPVTPGPAAAGAQPAVGAESSSPEGDAQMAEFQQQVQQLEATIEKQPDNLGALIQLGNIYYDTKQFDRAITCYERAVKLDGRNLSARVDLATSRYYVGQLEPAVAGLQAVLKEDPNHPQALYNLGIIMLHGANDLQAARDCWTRLVATNTTTIDLETVKQRLAVIDKMIRQGPGEAAPGAAPKQ; this is encoded by the coding sequence ATGGACAAAAAGGTGGTCATTTTCCTGGTGGTGGGACTGGTGGTGGGGTTCGTGGCGGGCTATTTCACCCACCAACCGGCGAGCCCTGCTCCGGTGACGCCCGGGCCGGCGGCCGCCGGGGCGCAGCCGGCGGTGGGAGCGGAATCTTCCTCGCCGGAGGGCGACGCCCAGATGGCGGAGTTTCAGCAGCAGGTGCAGCAGCTCGAAGCGACCATCGAGAAGCAACCGGACAATCTGGGGGCGCTCATTCAGCTGGGGAATATCTATTACGACACCAAGCAGTTCGATCGGGCGATCACCTGCTACGAGCGGGCGGTGAAGCTCGACGGACGCAACCTGTCGGCGCGGGTGGACCTGGCCACCTCCCGGTACTACGTGGGGCAGCTGGAACCCGCTGTCGCCGGCCTCCAGGCGGTCCTGAAGGAGGATCCCAACCATCCACAGGCCCTGTACAATCTGGGCATCATCATGCTGCACGGCGCCAACGACCTCCAGGCGGCCCGGGACTGCTGGACGCGCCTCGTGGCGACGAACACCACCACAATCGATCTGGAGACGGTGAAACAACGGCTTGCGGTCATCGACAAAATGATCCGCCAGGGCCCGGGCGAAGCGGCCCCGGGCGCCGCGCCCAAGCAGTGA
- the fusA gene encoding elongation factor G, whose protein sequence is MKVFDTDRIRNLVFIGHGGCGKTSLVSGILFHTGMTTRLGKVDEGNTVTDFDEDEIARKVSIRSALAYCEHDKHKINLLDTPGYMAFVQSAREAVRVADTGVVVVDAIAGVEVQTEKVWSFADEFALPRVIVINKMDRENADFERALANVHEAFGRSAVPVQIPIGQAKDFRGIVDLIAEKAYLFQTDESGKSSVADIPANLKDEAAARREALIEMIAESDEALMSKFFEEGSLPEEDLVAGLKKAILARTLVPVFCTAATQNFGSAQLLDAAVKFLPSPADRGEIEVIDVKTKEPVRRKVGAEQPSVAYVFRTIADPFAGRISIFKVFSGTIQSDTSVYNVNAETQERLGSLQVMQGKTPAPISEARAGDIVAVAKLKATQSGHTLADSAKPALLPQLKYPEPAISFAVEPKSRGDEEKISNALARLREEDPMFTFQRDPQTKELLVSGSGQLHVEVTVERMKSRYGVEVLLKQPKIPYRETITAKADVQGRHKKQTGGHGQFGDCKIRMEPQERNAGFAFVDEIFGGAVPKQYIPAIEKGIVEASERGFLAGYPVVDFKVTLYDGSYHDVDSSEMAFKIAGSLAFKKAMEVARPVLLEPIMKVEIFVPEENAGDIMGDLNSRRGRVQGMESRGHFTAIRAQVPMAEMLSYAPDLTSMTGGRGSYTMELAGYEIVPSQIQAKIVEKARQEKGEETE, encoded by the coding sequence ATGAAGGTTTTCGACACGGACAGAATCAGAAATCTCGTGTTCATCGGCCACGGGGGCTGCGGCAAGACGTCGCTGGTCAGCGGCATCCTGTTCCACACCGGGATGACCACCCGACTGGGCAAGGTGGACGAGGGCAACACGGTGACCGACTTCGACGAAGACGAGATCGCCCGCAAGGTGTCCATCCGCAGTGCACTGGCCTACTGCGAACACGACAAGCACAAGATCAACCTCCTCGACACGCCCGGCTACATGGCCTTCGTCCAGAGCGCCCGGGAGGCGGTTCGGGTGGCGGACACAGGCGTGGTGGTGGTAGACGCCATCGCCGGCGTCGAGGTCCAGACTGAGAAGGTGTGGAGCTTCGCCGACGAGTTCGCCCTGCCCCGCGTGATCGTGATCAACAAGATGGACCGCGAGAATGCCGATTTCGAGCGCGCGCTGGCCAACGTGCACGAGGCCTTCGGCCGCAGCGCGGTGCCGGTGCAGATTCCCATCGGACAAGCGAAGGACTTCCGCGGCATCGTGGACCTCATCGCCGAAAAGGCTTACCTGTTCCAGACTGATGAATCCGGCAAGTCTAGTGTCGCGGACATCCCGGCCAACCTCAAGGACGAAGCAGCCGCCCGCCGCGAAGCGCTCATCGAGATGATCGCCGAGAGCGACGAAGCGCTGATGTCGAAGTTCTTCGAGGAGGGCTCCCTCCCGGAGGAGGACCTGGTGGCCGGTCTGAAGAAAGCCATCCTGGCCCGCACCCTGGTACCGGTGTTCTGCACCGCGGCGACGCAGAATTTCGGTTCCGCCCAGCTGCTGGACGCCGCGGTCAAGTTCCTGCCCTCCCCGGCCGACCGGGGTGAGATCGAGGTGATCGACGTCAAGACCAAGGAGCCGGTCAGGCGCAAGGTGGGCGCCGAGCAACCCAGCGTGGCCTACGTCTTCCGCACCATCGCCGATCCGTTCGCCGGCCGCATTTCGATTTTCAAGGTGTTTTCGGGAACCATCCAGTCCGACACCTCGGTGTACAACGTCAACGCCGAAACGCAGGAGCGGCTCGGTTCCCTCCAAGTGATGCAGGGCAAGACGCCGGCGCCCATCTCCGAGGCGCGCGCCGGCGATATTGTGGCCGTCGCCAAGCTGAAGGCCACCCAGTCTGGACATACCCTGGCCGACAGCGCCAAGCCGGCGTTGCTGCCCCAGCTCAAGTACCCCGAGCCGGCCATCAGCTTCGCGGTGGAGCCCAAGAGCCGCGGCGACGAGGAGAAGATCAGCAACGCCCTGGCCCGGCTGCGCGAGGAAGACCCCATGTTCACCTTCCAGCGCGACCCGCAGACCAAGGAGTTGCTTGTGTCCGGCTCCGGCCAACTCCATGTCGAGGTGACGGTGGAACGCATGAAGAGCCGCTACGGCGTCGAGGTTCTGCTCAAGCAGCCTAAGATCCCCTACCGGGAAACCATCACCGCCAAGGCCGACGTCCAGGGCCGGCACAAGAAGCAGACTGGCGGCCACGGCCAGTTCGGCGACTGCAAGATCCGCATGGAACCCCAGGAGCGGAACGCCGGCTTCGCGTTCGTGGACGAGATCTTCGGCGGCGCGGTGCCGAAGCAGTACATCCCGGCCATCGAGAAGGGCATCGTCGAGGCCTCCGAGCGCGGCTTCCTGGCCGGTTACCCCGTCGTCGACTTCAAGGTGACCCTCTACGACGGCTCCTACCACGACGTCGATTCGTCGGAAATGGCCTTCAAGATCGCCGGCTCGCTGGCTTTCAAGAAGGCGATGGAAGTCGCTCGGCCGGTTCTGCTGGAACCCATCATGAAAGTCGAGATCTTCGTCCCGGAGGAAAACGCGGGCGACATCATGGGTGATCTCAACTCGCGGCGCGGCCGCGTTCAGGGCATGGAGTCCCGGGGCCACTTCACCGCCATCCGCGCCCAGGTGCCCATGGCCGAGATGCTCTCCTATGCACCCGACCTGACGTCCATGACGGGTGGACGCGGTTCCTATACGATGGAGCTGGCCGGGTACGAAATCGTGCCGAGTCAGATCCAGGCCAAGATCGTGGAAAAAGCCCGCCAGGAAAAGGGCGAAGAGACCGAATAG
- a CDS encoding pyruvate, phosphate dikinase encodes MTDSKPDPKPDVRPEPRPEAKPEWRVIVDLLRETNPILLNRISRKMMNYLFKRNIKDVAGFIERLRAEGEKVYAAMGFNPNEPAPRYDRNVFEQFADEIFRIANNELLDEEIARMLRLWLRHEQARFLTLAAGKRDVQLGEVTDAVHRFSLMPDAQRSLSPEENQGLRVALIRRFYSENLDYINTTKKHVDVADFADILSRTIGPASGVGKLGGKAAGLFRAEAILESVKQQNVLLRNVSTPKTWYVTSDGIMDFLNYNALEEMPNIKYRDPSEIRQEHFYLEQIFKNSALSPEIIAGLSLALDDFGERPLVVRSSSLLEDSAGSSFAGKYKSLFVANQGTKKERLEGLVNAILEVYASVFSPDPLEYRRERGLIDFHEEMAVLIQEVVGRRVGRYFFPAFAGVAFSRNEFRWSPRIRRTDGIIRLVAGLGTRAVDRVGEDYPVLISPGQPNLRVNVTPEDVLRYSQKYIDVINLESRRFETLTFDRLLKELGHDFPALSQIVAMYREGQIVPPVGALMDLKSGIPLITFTNLIERSPFIPELMAMLTILEKELGFPVDIEFACDGDVHRPYLLQCRPQSYGAGAITSVSIPTDIPSDSVLFTANRYITTGQIDGVEYIVYVDPIAYDAIGNMDDLIQVGKVVGELNHRLPTRKFILMGPGRWGSRGDIKLGVRVTYSDINNTAMLSEIARSKKGYVPELSFGTHFFQDLVEANIRYLPLYPDEPGLVFNEAFLKESPNVLRRVMPGTDPLEHIIQVVHVPKATDGATVSILMDGDNEKAVAFLTRNGK; translated from the coding sequence ATGACCGATTCCAAACCGGACCCCAAGCCGGACGTCCGGCCGGAGCCCCGACCGGAAGCCAAGCCGGAATGGCGGGTCATCGTCGACCTGCTGCGGGAGACCAATCCCATCCTGCTCAACCGCATCAGCCGCAAAATGATGAATTACCTCTTCAAGCGCAACATCAAGGATGTCGCCGGCTTCATCGAACGGTTGCGGGCCGAAGGCGAGAAGGTCTATGCCGCAATGGGCTTCAACCCAAACGAACCCGCGCCGCGCTATGACCGCAACGTCTTCGAGCAGTTTGCCGACGAAATTTTCCGCATCGCCAACAACGAGCTGCTCGACGAGGAGATCGCCCGGATGCTGCGACTGTGGCTGCGGCACGAGCAGGCGCGCTTTCTTACCCTGGCCGCCGGCAAGCGGGACGTCCAACTCGGCGAGGTGACCGACGCGGTGCACCGTTTCAGTCTCATGCCCGACGCCCAGCGTAGCCTGTCGCCGGAGGAGAACCAGGGGCTGCGTGTCGCCCTGATCCGGCGTTTCTACAGCGAGAACCTGGACTACATCAACACCACCAAGAAGCACGTGGACGTGGCCGATTTCGCCGACATCCTGTCCCGGACCATCGGTCCGGCCTCCGGCGTTGGCAAGCTGGGCGGCAAGGCCGCCGGCCTGTTCCGGGCCGAAGCCATCCTGGAGTCGGTCAAGCAGCAGAACGTCCTGCTGCGCAACGTCAGTACGCCCAAGACCTGGTACGTGACCTCCGACGGCATCATGGATTTTCTCAACTATAATGCCCTGGAGGAGATGCCCAACATCAAGTACCGCGACCCCTCCGAGATCCGGCAGGAGCATTTCTATCTGGAGCAGATCTTCAAGAACTCCGCCCTGTCGCCCGAAATCATCGCCGGTCTCAGCCTGGCGCTTGACGACTTCGGCGAGCGGCCCCTTGTGGTGCGTTCATCCAGTCTGCTGGAGGACAGCGCCGGCTCCTCGTTCGCCGGCAAGTACAAGAGCCTGTTCGTCGCCAACCAGGGCACCAAGAAGGAGCGCCTCGAAGGGCTCGTGAACGCCATTCTCGAGGTGTATGCCAGCGTATTTTCACCCGATCCGCTGGAGTACCGCCGCGAGCGCGGCCTGATCGATTTCCACGAGGAGATGGCGGTCCTGATCCAGGAGGTGGTGGGCCGCCGCGTGGGCAGGTATTTTTTCCCCGCCTTCGCCGGCGTCGCCTTCAGTCGGAACGAGTTTCGCTGGTCGCCGCGGATCCGCCGCACCGACGGGATCATCCGACTGGTGGCGGGGCTGGGCACCCGGGCCGTCGACCGGGTGGGCGAGGACTACCCGGTCCTGATCTCGCCCGGCCAACCCAACCTCCGCGTGAACGTCACCCCCGAGGACGTGCTCCGCTACTCGCAGAAGTACATCGACGTGATCAACCTCGAAAGCCGCCGGTTCGAAACCCTGACCTTCGACCGACTGCTCAAGGAACTGGGCCACGACTTTCCCGCCTTGTCCCAGATCGTAGCCATGTACCGGGAGGGTCAGATCGTGCCGCCGGTGGGCGCCCTCATGGACCTGAAGTCGGGCATCCCCCTGATCACCTTCACCAACCTGATCGAGCGCAGCCCGTTCATCCCCGAGCTCATGGCCATGCTGACCATCCTGGAGAAGGAGCTCGGCTTCCCGGTGGACATTGAATTCGCCTGCGACGGCGACGTCCACCGACCCTACCTGTTGCAGTGCCGGCCCCAGAGCTACGGCGCCGGTGCGATCACAAGCGTTTCGATTCCAACGGACATCCCGAGCGACTCCGTCCTGTTTACGGCGAACCGCTACATCACCACCGGCCAGATCGACGGAGTGGAATACATCGTCTACGTCGATCCCATCGCGTACGACGCCATCGGCAACATGGACGACCTGATTCAGGTGGGCAAGGTGGTGGGCGAGCTGAACCACCGGCTGCCCACCCGCAAGTTCATCCTGATGGGGCCGGGGCGCTGGGGGAGCCGCGGCGATATCAAGCTGGGGGTCCGGGTGACCTACAGCGACATCAACAACACGGCCATGCTCAGCGAGATCGCCCGCAGTAAGAAGGGCTACGTGCCCGAGCTGTCGTTCGGCACCCATTTCTTCCAGGACCTGGTGGAGGCCAACATCCGGTACCTGCCCCTGTACCCCGACGAGCCGGGGCTCGTCTTCAACGAAGCGTTCCTGAAGGAGTCCCCCAATGTCCTGCGGCGGGTCATGCCCGGCACCGATCCCCTGGAGCACATCATCCAGGTGGTGCACGTGCCCAAGGCCACCGACGGCGCCACGGTGTCCATCCTCATGGATGGCGACAACGAGAAAGCGGTGGCGTTCCTGACCCGGAACGGTAAATAG
- a CDS encoding Glu/Leu/Phe/Val dehydrogenase gives MAEPSFNAYEMAQRQFDGVAEQLGLDRATRDLLRRPLREYHFTIPIRMDDGTVEVFQGFRVQHNDARGPCKGGIRFHPQETIDTVRALAMWMTWKCAVVDIPLGGGKGGVICDPHNLSHREQEQICRGWVRQVAYNVGPLQDVPAPDVMTNPQHMIWMLDEYERIHNRKLPGFITGKPVDMGGSLGRTEATGYALIYVLREALNEMGLAITDTTASFQGFGNVAQHAIRLFQEYGGRPVCVSCWDQNDNRAYAFRKRDGFRLEELQDITDRFGGIDKSRAGELGYEVLPGDAWLEQDVDVLVPAALEHQITKENVQRVSKQVKVIAEGANGPTTPEADAVIRERGIFMIPDFLANAGGVTCSYYEQVQSNTNNYWTRDEVLAKLDTKMTDAYLKVSALARSQSLYMRDAAYMIAIQRVAEACKLRGWV, from the coding sequence ATGGCCGAACCATCGTTCAACGCTTACGAAATGGCCCAGCGGCAATTCGACGGCGTGGCCGAACAGCTCGGGCTGGACCGCGCCACGCGCGATTTGCTCCGCCGCCCGCTCCGCGAGTACCATTTCACCATTCCCATCCGCATGGACGACGGCACCGTCGAGGTGTTCCAGGGTTTCCGGGTGCAGCATAACGACGCTCGCGGGCCGTGCAAGGGCGGCATCCGCTTCCACCCGCAGGAGACCATTGACACCGTGCGTGCGCTGGCCATGTGGATGACCTGGAAGTGCGCGGTGGTGGACATCCCCCTGGGCGGCGGCAAAGGCGGCGTGATCTGCGACCCGCACAACCTGTCTCACCGCGAACAGGAGCAGATCTGCCGCGGCTGGGTCCGGCAGGTGGCGTACAACGTGGGGCCGCTGCAGGACGTTCCGGCGCCCGACGTCATGACCAACCCCCAGCACATGATCTGGATGCTCGACGAGTACGAGCGCATCCACAACCGCAAGCTGCCCGGCTTCATCACCGGCAAGCCGGTGGACATGGGCGGCTCGCTGGGCCGCACCGAGGCCACGGGCTATGCCCTGATCTACGTGCTCCGCGAGGCGCTCAACGAGATGGGCCTGGCGATCACCGACACCACCGCCTCGTTCCAGGGTTTCGGCAACGTGGCGCAACACGCCATCCGGCTCTTCCAGGAGTACGGCGGCCGGCCCGTCTGCGTGTCGTGCTGGGACCAGAACGACAACCGTGCGTACGCCTTCCGCAAGCGGGACGGCTTCCGCCTGGAGGAGCTGCAGGACATCACCGACCGCTTCGGCGGCATCGACAAGAGTCGGGCCGGCGAACTGGGTTACGAGGTCCTGCCCGGCGACGCCTGGCTGGAACAGGACGTGGACGTGCTGGTGCCGGCGGCGCTGGAACACCAGATCACCAAGGAGAACGTGCAGCGCGTCTCCAAGCAGGTCAAGGTCATCGCCGAGGGAGCCAACGGGCCCACCACACCGGAAGCCGATGCGGTCATCCGGGAACGCGGCATCTTCATGATCCCCGATTTCCTGGCCAACGCCGGCGGCGTCACCTGCAGCTACTACGAGCAGGTGCAGAGCAACACGAACAACTACTGGACCCGCGACGAGGTGCTGGCCAAGTTGGACACCAAGATGACCGACGCCTACCTGAAAGTGTCGGCGCTGGCCCGCAGCCAGAGCCTGTACATGCGGGACGCGGCGTACATGATCGCCATCCAGCGGGTGGCCGAGGCCTGCAAACTGAGAGGCTGGGTCTGA
- a CDS encoding prepilin-type N-terminal cleavage/methylation domain-containing protein yields MNKRGFSLLELLIVVVIIGILVFIAVPYLIESKRSAESVAAQSTLRNIAAAEVAYTAKTSPRSFAPLATLAQLNLIDDRFSSGTATFDGYIFSGESSTTFFTVYARPLVTGSQPTFYINHSYVIHYENHAPVR; encoded by the coding sequence ATGAACAAACGGGGTTTCTCCTTGTTGGAGTTGTTGATCGTCGTGGTGATCATCGGCATCCTGGTGTTCATCGCCGTGCCCTACCTGATCGAGTCAAAACGCTCGGCCGAATCCGTGGCCGCCCAGTCCACGCTGCGTAACATCGCAGCTGCGGAGGTGGCGTACACCGCCAAGACCAGCCCGCGCAGCTTTGCCCCGCTGGCCACTCTCGCCCAGCTGAACCTGATCGACGACCGGTTCAGCAGCGGCACTGCGACTTTCGACGGCTACATCTTCAGCGGCGAAAGCTCCACCACCTTTTTCACCGTATACGCCCGGCCCCTGGTGACGGGCAGCCAGCCGACGTTTTATATCAACCACTCCTACGTCATCCATTACGAAAATCATGCACCGGTGAGATGA